The Oscillospiraceae bacterium genome contains the following window.
TCCCCCGGAAGATCCCCTCGCTGGTCTCCACGAGCTTGGGAATCGCCGTCAGATCCATGCGGAGGACTTCTGCGTATTCGCTGCGTGCCCCAAAACGCTCCGCCTGCTTTTGCATCTTCTCCGCCAGAGAGAAGCCGTCGATCCCGTTCTCAAAGCCGGGGTAGTTGTCGATCTGCTCGGTCAGGGCCATCTGCCCACCGGCGGACAGTTTTTCCAGCACGATGGTGTCCAGCCCCGCCCGTGCCGCGTACAGGGCGGCGGTGTAGCCGCCCGGTCCGCCGCCCACCACAATCATATCATAAACATGATTGTTGTTCATATCTGAACCCTCCGTTATTTCGCCAAGGCTTCCTGAATGAAACGGTCGATCTCTGCCTTTGAGCCGGGCGCGGTGATGGAACCCACGGCCTTTCCGTTCCGGAACAGCACCAGAGTTGGGATGACCTTGATTCCCTCGGCCCCCGCCAGCTGCGGCTCCTCGTCAATATTGATCTTGCCGACGACAAGGCTGTCCGCGTATTCCTCTCCAACCTTCTCATACGCAGGGCCGATCCTCCGGCAATAGCTGCACCAGGGCGCCCAGAAATCCACCAAAACAGGCTTTTCCTCCCGGATCAACTGCTTAAACTGCTCCTGATTCATGTTCATAGCTGCCATATCTGCCAGCTCCTTTCCTTTGTTTTCTTATAAATCGTCTATCAATGCGGTACTCTTGGCGTAGGCGGTACTGCGTGCCTCAAAGAAATCGGTCTTGACCATGTTGGCGTCGGCGTACTGGCTGACCCATTCCATGCTCTCCGGTTCGCTCTCAAAGCCCGGATACAATGCCGGATAGCCAAGGCTCGTCCAGCGAAGATTGCCGAGATAGCGGATGTAATCGCTGATCATCTGCCGGTTCAGTCCCGGGATGTCGTCGCCGATCACATAATGCCCCCATGCGATCTCCTGCTCCACGCCCTCACGCATCATCT
Protein-coding sequences here:
- a CDS encoding thioredoxin family protein: MAAMNMNQEQFKQLIREEKPVLVDFWAPWCSYCRRIGPAYEKVGEEYADSLVVGKINIDEEPQLAGAEGIKVIPTLVLFRNGKAVGSITAPGSKAEIDRFIQEALAK